AAATCTCCCCATATTTTTTATAACGGTTTTCCAAATAGTTCTGTAGAATGGTCATAACGGAGCAGATCCCCCAATAGATTAATGCGACGAGAATGTACATCGTCATATAATCCATTTCTCGTCCACCGACTATACGCGCTTGTTGAAAAATCTCTGGTACAGTAATCATAGCGGCCAATGATGATGCTTTAATTAAATCAAGTAAAACATTCGTCAGCGGCGGAATGGCAATGCGTGTTGCCTGTGGTAATACAATTAACTGTAACATGGGCCAAAACGAAAAACCGAGGGATTTAGCTGATTCCCATTGTCCTTTTGGGACAGCACCAATGGCAGAACGGTTAATTTCAGCCATATAAGCAGCGCTATTTAAACTGAATCCAATAATCGCTGCGGTGACAGCATTGAACTCTACCCCGATAAAAGGAAACCCAAAATAAAGAATGAACAAAATTACAAGAATGGGTACACCACGCATAAAGGAGATGTACAAACGGGAGGGCCATTGCAGCCATATAAGGGACGACATGCGCCCGAGTGCTAGGAACAGGCTGATCACAATGCCGATAAGCATACTGCTTAACGAAATAAGCATGGTATATCCTATGCCTTCCATTATAAAGAGAAAGCTATCGGTTGCTAGTTCGACGTTAAAGATGTACTCCCATTGAATGTCACGCATGTGTCTTCCCCTTTATTGTTCCACTTCAAAGTCAATATCCGGCTCTTGAGAAACATCTTGTCCCCCGAAGAATTGCTCAGAAAGCTCAGTAATCGTACCGTCTTCCATCATGTCGACAAGGACGTTATTAATGTTTTCTTGTAGCTCAACGTTGTCTTTTTTCATAATCATTGCTTGATTATTA
The genomic region above belongs to Bacillus sp. A301a_S52 and contains:
- a CDS encoding amino acid ABC transporter permease; translation: MRDIQWEYIFNVELATDSFLFIMEGIGYTMLISLSSMLIGIVISLFLALGRMSSLIWLQWPSRLYISFMRGVPILVILFILYFGFPFIGVEFNAVTAAIIGFSLNSAAYMAEINRSAIGAVPKGQWESAKSLGFSFWPMLQLIVLPQATRIAIPPLTNVLLDLIKASSLAAMITVPEIFQQARIVGGREMDYMTMYILVALIYWGICSVMTILQNYLENRYKKYGEI